One stretch of Halobaculum marinum DNA includes these proteins:
- a CDS encoding DUF2309 domain-containing protein, which produces MSTEHSIQDSIDKASTTVGSVWPIHSFVTANPLSGFEDVPFGQAVTQAADLLGGRGYPTPETFRAALDDGQIDPEILADELAARGYEADDPDALLEQMDTDVESESAASDVEQVDAVLTKWLSAFLDEGQATWSMPNREAGFYAAVRSVAAYDDRIPDDGIAADLPASPTAAIEAVLEPFPKSQWVPIFETQFAALPGWVGLIKQRVADAGEWQSAYPITLEGYLAIRLALLDGFGVDIEPATGPDSADAEVSDDLAEAFLSAWEATYRNEVVEHVATESEALADAESTSRPDAQLVFCIDTRSEVIRRHIEATGDYETHGYAGFFGVPMEYRGYASEVSVDACPPIVEPQHHVCELPTDRETQASHDRRSGLLAAASDLVETLKSNPGAAFGFVETAGSGYGLALAARTLLPGRVFDLLDTADDAVADSHEFCEQIVDHQHSYVGDLPVGLTHEERVEYAATAFELMGWEEFGRLVVFTGHASETTNNPYDASLDCGACAGNPGGPNARVLATICNDDAVKATLRDRGVDIPEDTVFVAGEHNTTTDEVDLYAADVPESHAADIEELRADLATAREGAAGERAAAMGADGAAGVRETERRAADWAETRPEWGLAGNAGFVIGPRELTRDADLDGRAFLHSYDWSTDPDGDALESILAGPMVVTQWINSQYYFSTVDNAVYGSGSKVTHNPVGNVGVYQGNGGDLMTGLPLQSLMAADDVPYHQPLRLSVVVHAPVERVAGVLATHDELTQLLDNDWLSLTVVDPTQEHRAFTYEAGMEWSPVAEQVDTRPAAASAPDATAVADD; this is translated from the coding sequence ATGAGTACTGAACACAGCATCCAAGACAGCATCGACAAGGCGTCGACCACCGTGGGGTCGGTCTGGCCGATCCACTCGTTCGTGACGGCCAACCCGCTCTCTGGGTTCGAAGACGTGCCGTTCGGCCAGGCGGTCACCCAGGCGGCGGACCTCTTGGGCGGTCGCGGCTACCCCACCCCGGAGACGTTCCGGGCGGCGCTCGACGACGGCCAGATCGACCCGGAGATCCTCGCCGACGAACTGGCCGCGCGCGGCTACGAAGCCGACGACCCCGACGCACTCCTGGAGCAGATGGACACCGACGTCGAGTCGGAGTCGGCAGCTTCCGACGTCGAGCAGGTCGACGCCGTGTTGACGAAGTGGCTGTCGGCGTTCCTCGACGAGGGGCAGGCGACGTGGTCGATGCCGAACCGCGAGGCGGGCTTTTACGCCGCCGTCCGGTCGGTCGCCGCCTACGACGACCGGATACCGGACGACGGCATCGCCGCGGACCTGCCAGCGTCGCCGACGGCGGCCATCGAGGCCGTCCTCGAGCCGTTCCCAAAGAGTCAGTGGGTGCCCATCTTCGAGACGCAGTTCGCCGCACTCCCCGGGTGGGTCGGCCTGATCAAACAGCGGGTCGCCGACGCTGGCGAGTGGCAGTCCGCGTACCCGATCACGCTGGAGGGGTATCTCGCGATCCGTCTCGCCCTCCTCGACGGCTTCGGCGTCGACATCGAACCGGCGACCGGACCGGACAGCGCCGACGCCGAGGTCTCGGACGACCTGGCAGAGGCGTTCTTGAGCGCTTGGGAGGCGACCTACCGGAACGAGGTCGTCGAGCACGTCGCCACCGAGAGCGAGGCACTCGCCGACGCCGAGTCCACCAGCCGGCCGGACGCGCAGTTGGTGTTCTGCATCGACACGCGGTCGGAGGTGATCCGCCGGCACATCGAGGCGACGGGCGACTACGAGACGCACGGGTACGCCGGCTTCTTCGGGGTGCCGATGGAGTACCGGGGGTACGCCTCCGAGGTGTCCGTCGACGCGTGCCCACCGATCGTCGAGCCACAGCACCACGTCTGTGAACTCCCGACCGACCGGGAGACGCAGGCGAGCCACGACCGTCGGTCTGGCCTCCTCGCCGCCGCGAGCGACCTCGTCGAGACGCTGAAGAGCAACCCCGGCGCCGCGTTCGGCTTCGTCGAGACTGCCGGGAGCGGCTACGGACTGGCGCTCGCGGCGCGGACACTGCTTCCGGGACGGGTGTTCGACCTGCTCGACACCGCCGACGACGCGGTGGCCGATAGCCACGAGTTCTGCGAACAGATCGTCGACCACCAGCACTCGTACGTCGGCGACCTGCCGGTTGGGTTGACGCACGAGGAACGCGTCGAGTACGCCGCGACCGCCTTCGAGTTGATGGGGTGGGAGGAGTTCGGTCGGCTCGTCGTCTTCACGGGACACGCGAGCGAGACGACCAACAACCCGTACGACGCGAGCTTAGACTGTGGCGCCTGTGCCGGCAACCCGGGTGGCCCGAACGCCCGCGTCCTCGCGACCATCTGCAACGACGACGCCGTCAAGGCGACCCTCCGCGACCGGGGGGTCGACATCCCCGAGGACACGGTGTTCGTCGCCGGCGAACACAACACGACGACCGACGAGGTGGACCTGTACGCCGCCGACGTCCCCGAGAGCCACGCAGCCGACATCGAGGAGTTGCGGGCGGACCTCGCGACCGCACGCGAGGGGGCAGCCGGCGAACGCGCCGCGGCGATGGGCGCCGACGGCGCCGCTGGTGTGAGAGAGACGGAGCGCCGTGCCGCCGACTGGGCCGAGACGCGCCCGGAGTGGGGACTGGCGGGGAACGCCGGCTTCGTCATCGGGCCGCGCGAGTTGACGCGCGACGCGGACCTCGACGGTCGCGCGTTCCTCCACTCGTACGACTGGTCGACGGACCCCGACGGCGACGCACTCGAGTCGATCCTCGCGGGCCCGATGGTTGTCACCCAGTGGATCAACAGCCAGTACTACTTCTCGACGGTCGACAACGCCGTGTACGGCAGCGGATCGAAGGTGACCCACAATCCAGTGGGCAACGTCGGCGTCTACCAAGGCAACGGCGGCGACCTGATGACCGGGCTCCCGCTACAGTCGCTGATGGCTGCCGACGATGTGCCGTACCACCAGCCGTTGCGCCTCTCGGTGGTCGTCCACGCGCCGGTCGAGCGCGTCGCCGGCGTCTTGGCCACTCACGACGAGTTGACCCAACTGCTCGACAACGACTGGCTCTCGCTGACGGTCGTCGATCCCACACAGGAGCACCGCGCGTTCACCTACGAGGCGGGCATGGAGTGGTCGCCGGTAGCCGAACAGGTCGACACACGGCCAGCGGCGGCGTCCGCGCCCGACGCCACCGCGGTCGCGGACGACTGA
- a CDS encoding CARDB domain-containing protein: MGARKNVLWGLVVLFTAALIVGPAVGAAGAQSSSCAANGAQQVCLVDAGVDADTIVTGQSTELSVTVENVGDERATAVVVLNVASPDNETDSYELRTRSLAPGETLTVTQSIDATTIGTHALQTIVYSDGYGHRYDATEPMTVTVEPRGLGGPIDAPEYALGALVGSLGVAGAIVYRRR; encoded by the coding sequence ATGGGAGCGCGGAAGAACGTCCTCTGGGGACTCGTCGTACTGTTCACAGCGGCGCTGATTGTCGGTCCGGCCGTGGGGGCGGCCGGGGCGCAGTCGTCGTCGTGTGCGGCCAACGGCGCACAGCAGGTGTGCCTCGTCGACGCCGGCGTCGACGCCGACACCATCGTCACCGGGCAGTCGACTGAACTGTCGGTGACCGTCGAGAACGTCGGCGACGAGCGCGCGACGGCGGTCGTCGTGCTCAACGTCGCCAGCCCGGACAACGAGACGGACTCGTACGAACTGCGCACGCGGTCGCTCGCGCCGGGCGAGACGCTCACCGTGACGCAGTCCATCGACGCGACCACGATCGGCACCCACGCGCTGCAGACGATCGTGTACAGCGACGGGTACGGACACCGGTACGACGCCACCGAGCCGATGACGGTCACCGTCGAGCCGCGGGGGCTGGGCGGTCCGATCGACGCGCCCGAGTACGCGCTGGGTGCGCTGGTCGGCTCACTCGGCGTCGCCGGCGCCATCGTGTACCGCCGTCGGTAG
- a CDS encoding universal stress protein: protein MATEVSNLGDRPGEAVGAAGGGAFGRVDRILLAVEGDTDERVREVALSLAATHGASVDALSVVPMDVSIDHWDMVVERREDEAAAALDAVGDAGELLDVPVDKNLRYGTPAEEIGLYADGNDVDMVVVGEPDKGRLGRLLSPTNVANDVRNATTMPVVSVPPASKNE from the coding sequence ATGGCAACTGAAGTCTCGAACCTCGGCGACCGTCCCGGAGAGGCGGTTGGCGCCGCGGGCGGCGGAGCGTTCGGGCGGGTAGATCGGATCCTCCTCGCGGTCGAAGGCGACACGGACGAACGAGTGCGTGAGGTCGCGCTCTCGCTGGCGGCGACCCACGGGGCGTCAGTCGACGCGCTGTCGGTCGTTCCGATGGACGTGTCTATCGACCACTGGGACATGGTCGTCGAACGCCGCGAAGACGAGGCGGCGGCCGCGCTCGACGCGGTCGGCGACGCGGGTGAGTTGCTCGACGTGCCGGTCGACAAGAACCTCCGGTACGGGACGCCCGCCGAAGAGATCGGCCTGTACGCGGACGGGAACGACGTAGACATGGTCGTCGTCGGCGAACCCGACAAGGGTCGCCTCGGACGACTGCTCTCGCCGACGAACGTCGCCAACGACGTCCGGAATGCGACGACGATGCCCGTGGTGTCGGTCCCACCGGCCTCGAAGAACGAGTAG
- a CDS encoding KaiC domain-containing protein, which yields MSDEDWFERALREESAPDEDEESPSDVDEENATDADRDDERAESEQTAAEEPSSDESFDDDLEPVEDDGFDDDIDPETDPFGGVSEEGDEADEGDDGDGLSELLGEGADATGGGFGGLDGNGDLPTSGGDPATGAADADAVGAEADPFGGVSDAPAGTGSETDAGDDPFGEDFAAAMGSAPGGPDEEFGGGGFGGAFGGGGGGPSFDEEEFDSDIDRIDVGIEGLDEMILGGVPERSLLAVIGSAGTGKTTFGLQFLNEALTDGGNAVYITLEESEEAILSTAEEKGWEYRRYNDEGRLAVVAMDPIEMANSLDSIRDDISRLVTEFGADRLVLDSVSLLEMMYDHPSKRRSEVFDFARSLKEAGVTTMLTSEANEDNAYASRHGIVEYLTDAVFILQYVRPSDFRETRLAVEIQKIRDANHSRETKPYEITNDGISVYRQANIF from the coding sequence GTGAGCGACGAGGACTGGTTCGAACGCGCGCTCCGGGAGGAGTCTGCCCCCGATGAGGACGAGGAGTCACCCTCCGACGTGGACGAAGAGAACGCGACCGACGCGGACCGCGACGACGAGCGAGCCGAGTCGGAACAGACGGCCGCCGAGGAGCCGTCGAGCGACGAGTCGTTCGACGACGACCTCGAACCGGTCGAAGACGACGGGTTCGACGACGACATCGACCCCGAGACGGACCCGTTCGGTGGGGTCAGCGAGGAGGGTGACGAAGCCGATGAGGGCGACGACGGCGACGGACTCTCCGAACTCCTCGGCGAGGGCGCCGACGCGACCGGCGGCGGGTTCGGCGGACTCGACGGCAACGGCGACCTGCCGACCAGCGGCGGCGACCCGGCGACGGGCGCCGCCGACGCCGACGCCGTGGGCGCGGAGGCCGACCCGTTCGGCGGGGTGAGCGACGCGCCCGCCGGGACGGGGTCCGAGACCGACGCCGGCGACGACCCCTTCGGCGAGGACTTCGCCGCGGCGATGGGGTCGGCACCCGGCGGCCCCGACGAGGAGTTCGGTGGCGGGGGGTTCGGTGGCGCGTTCGGCGGTGGTGGCGGCGGCCCCTCGTTCGACGAGGAGGAGTTCGACTCCGACATCGACCGCATCGACGTCGGGATCGAGGGTCTCGACGAGATGATCCTCGGGGGCGTCCCCGAGCGGTCGCTGCTGGCGGTCATCGGGAGCGCCGGCACGGGGAAGACGACGTTCGGACTCCAGTTCCTCAACGAGGCGTTGACCGACGGCGGCAACGCCGTCTACATCACGCTCGAAGAGTCCGAGGAGGCGATCCTCTCGACCGCCGAGGAGAAGGGCTGGGAGTACCGCCGCTACAACGACGAGGGGCGACTCGCGGTCGTCGCGATGGACCCCATCGAGATGGCGAACTCGCTGGACTCCATCCGCGACGACATCTCCCGGTTGGTGACGGAGTTCGGGGCCGACCGCCTCGTGCTCGACTCGGTGTCGCTGCTGGAGATGATGTACGACCACCCGAGCAAGCGCCGCTCTGAGGTGTTCGACTTCGCTCGCTCGCTGAAGGAGGCGGGCGTGACGACGATGCTCACGAGCGAGGCCAACGAGGACAACGCCTACGCCTCGCGCCACGGCATCGTCGAGTACCTCACCGACGCCGTGTTCATCCTCCAGTACGTCCGCCCCTCGGACTTCCGGGAGACGCGCCTCGCGGTGGAGATCCAGAAGATCCGCGACGCCAACCACTCTCGGGAGACGAAGCCCTACGAGATCACGAACGACGGGATATCGGTGTACCGACAGGCCAACATCTTCTGA
- a CDS encoding HD domain-containing protein codes for MSDDAAPDALPADLADVFPSLDDIADPDLREGVVDAYAVALGDTEWTGLREVPWLPDEQARLGLPDESNVDHVNEVTALATGMTDDLLARRPDLDLDRDLVVAGALLHDVSKLYEFAPGETGADAGTPYYDLLGHPHVGVYVCEAAGLPVEVSHVVLSHTSRTTVDPATLEAEVVKRADEVAAAAIRWGGVDDLRRV; via the coding sequence ATGAGTGACGACGCCGCCCCCGACGCGCTCCCGGCCGACCTCGCCGACGTGTTCCCCTCGCTCGACGACATCGCGGACCCTGACCTCCGCGAGGGCGTCGTCGACGCGTACGCGGTGGCGCTCGGCGACACCGAGTGGACGGGCCTCCGCGAGGTGCCGTGGCTCCCGGACGAGCAGGCACGCCTCGGCCTCCCCGACGAGTCGAACGTCGACCACGTGAACGAGGTGACCGCGCTGGCGACCGGGATGACGGACGACCTGCTCGCGAGACGCCCGGACCTCGACCTCGACCGCGACCTCGTCGTCGCGGGCGCGCTGCTCCACGACGTGAGCAAACTGTACGAGTTCGCGCCCGGGGAGACCGGCGCGGACGCGGGGACGCCCTACTACGACCTGCTCGGCCACCCGCACGTCGGCGTGTACGTCTGCGAGGCGGCGGGCCTCCCGGTCGAGGTGTCGCACGTCGTGTTGTCGCACACGTCCCGGACGACGGTCGACCCGGCGACGCTGGAGGCCGAGGTCGTCAAGCGCGCGGACGAGGTCGCCGCCGCCGCGATCCGGTGGGGTGGCGTCGACGACCTGCGACGCGTCTGA
- a CDS encoding Lrp/AsnC family transcriptional regulator codes for MTDAEIDDVDRAILHALQEDARNMSSGDIAERTGTSDSTVRKRIQRLETDGVIKGYSASVDYQRSGYPLRMLLYCTASIPRRGEIVSDILDIEGVVSVQELVTGEQNLLVTAVGESDDDITPVAQQLLDMGLTVADEVLVRSHETTPFGKFDTGSRTADDA; via the coding sequence ATGACCGACGCCGAGATCGACGACGTCGACAGGGCGATCTTGCACGCACTCCAAGAGGACGCCCGGAACATGTCGTCCGGAGACATAGCGGAGCGAACCGGCACCTCGGACAGCACCGTCCGCAAGCGGATCCAGCGCCTCGAGACCGACGGCGTGATCAAAGGCTACAGCGCCAGTGTCGACTACCAGCGGTCCGGGTACCCGCTGCGGATGTTGCTCTACTGCACCGCATCGATCCCCCGGCGCGGCGAAATCGTCTCTGACATCCTCGACATCGAGGGTGTGGTCTCCGTCCAGGAGTTGGTCACCGGTGAACAGAACCTCCTCGTGACCGCCGTCGGTGAGTCCGACGACGACATCACCCCCGTCGCACAGCAACTCCTCGACATGGGACTCACGGTCGCCGACGAGGTACTCGTCAGGAGCCACGAGACGACCCCGTTCGGCAAGTTCGACACCGGGTCACGCACGGCGGACGACGCCTGA
- a CDS encoding NAD(+)/NADH kinase has product MDVGIVAQKGNARAAYLADDLRDRLHEAGVDVAVDGATADALDVPGTPVAEMDRTDLVVSIGGDGTFLFAARGAGGVPVLGVNLGEVGFLNAVSPSEAVDAVLAAVDAYRGEGMRVREAPRLAAECGGWTSEPAANEVVVQGARRGRGGGVGYEVRVDGSLYSSGHADGVLVATPTGSTAYNLSEGGPLVHPHIDGLVVNEMCADGGMPPLVVAPDAEVTVTLTDADEAIVITDGRGQRTIDVPTEVAVTTTEPPMRVAGPSADFFEALGKLS; this is encoded by the coding sequence ATGGATGTCGGCATCGTCGCCCAGAAGGGCAACGCTCGCGCGGCCTACCTCGCCGACGACCTGCGCGACCGGCTCCACGAGGCCGGCGTCGACGTGGCGGTGGACGGAGCCACCGCCGACGCACTCGACGTGCCAGGCACGCCGGTCGCGGAGATGGACCGTACTGACCTCGTCGTCTCCATCGGCGGCGACGGTACGTTCCTGTTCGCCGCCCGTGGCGCCGGCGGGGTCCCCGTCCTCGGCGTCAACCTCGGTGAAGTCGGGTTCCTGAACGCCGTCTCCCCGAGCGAGGCCGTCGACGCCGTGCTCGCGGCGGTCGACGCCTACCGCGGCGAGGGGATGCGCGTGCGCGAGGCCCCCCGCCTCGCCGCCGAGTGCGGAGGGTGGACCTCCGAACCCGCCGCCAACGAGGTCGTCGTGCAGGGCGCCCGTCGCGGTCGCGGCGGCGGCGTGGGCTACGAGGTTCGCGTCGACGGCTCGCTGTACTCGAGCGGTCACGCCGACGGCGTGCTCGTCGCGACGCCGACGGGGTCGACCGCGTACAATCTCTCGGAGGGCGGCCCGCTCGTCCACCCGCACATCGACGGCCTCGTCGTCAACGAGATGTGCGCCGACGGCGGGATGCCGCCGCTCGTCGTCGCCCCCGACGCCGAGGTGACCGTCACGCTCACTGACGCCGACGAGGCCATCGTCATCACCGACGGTCGCGGGCAACGAACTATCGACGTGCCGACCGAGGTGGCCGTCACCACCACCGAGCCACCGATGCGCGTCGCCGGCCCCTCCGCTGACTTCTTCGAAGCACTCGGCAAACTCTCCTGA
- a CDS encoding proton-conducting transporter transmembrane domain-containing protein — protein MSGRTSKPTIGAFPDTTVDSPTVPAVLTWFVWSLFATSVSVTVARLWADGSWAVPGVVAVDGLTVLLWVVVTFFSGVVHSYSRRYMAGSATENGFFLAAFGFTLVVMALVAADHVVLFVGLWLAMGLVMAKLVGTVDGWPQARTAARVARTHFLASTALVGVAVTALWWATGATTVSGIAAAADGLGGPVWLLAAVALVFAAMIQSALVPFHGWLLSSMTAPTPASALMHAGFVNAGGILLLRFAPVVTVDTGLMLAIVAVGATSALLGKLMKSVRADVKSELGCSTVGQMGFMIMQAGLGFFGAAITHLVLHGFYKAYQFLGAGGSLEHTAPDERGRRETTSADVAVVVATGVAGGVLFALLTGKGTSVDSGLLLVLFVVLTTLHAARTLVGRTSLSAATRYGAVPAVFLPAIAVYALVYEVISTVLAGLPVVAAPTELTALHVVVAVVFLAAYVATEAGAHERSGRLYVALLNASQPARDTLLTATEDYDEY, from the coding sequence ATGTCAGGCCGCACCTCGAAACCGACGATCGGAGCGTTCCCGGACACGACGGTGGACTCACCGACCGTGCCCGCTGTACTGACGTGGTTCGTGTGGTCGCTGTTCGCCACGAGCGTCAGCGTCACGGTCGCCCGACTCTGGGCCGACGGCTCGTGGGCGGTTCCGGGTGTGGTCGCCGTCGACGGGCTGACCGTCCTGCTATGGGTCGTGGTCACCTTCTTCAGCGGCGTCGTCCACAGCTACTCGCGTCGCTACATGGCCGGGAGTGCGACCGAGAACGGCTTCTTCCTCGCCGCGTTCGGCTTCACGCTCGTCGTGATGGCGCTCGTGGCCGCCGACCACGTCGTCCTGTTCGTCGGGTTGTGGCTGGCGATGGGGCTGGTGATGGCGAAGCTCGTCGGCACCGTCGACGGGTGGCCCCAGGCACGGACCGCCGCCCGTGTCGCGCGCACGCACTTCCTCGCCAGTACCGCGCTGGTCGGCGTCGCCGTGACGGCGCTGTGGTGGGCGACCGGCGCGACGACGGTCTCCGGAATCGCCGCGGCTGCCGACGGCCTCGGTGGGCCGGTGTGGCTCCTCGCCGCGGTCGCGCTGGTGTTCGCGGCGATGATCCAGTCGGCGCTGGTCCCGTTCCACGGCTGGCTGCTCTCCTCGATGACCGCGCCGACGCCCGCGTCGGCGCTGATGCACGCCGGGTTCGTCAACGCCGGCGGCATCCTGCTGCTCCGGTTTGCTCCCGTCGTCACCGTCGACACGGGCCTCATGCTCGCAATCGTGGCGGTCGGCGCGACGAGCGCGTTGCTCGGGAAGCTGATGAAGTCCGTCCGTGCGGACGTGAAAAGCGAGTTGGGCTGTTCGACGGTCGGACAGATGGGGTTCATGATCATGCAGGCGGGCCTCGGCTTCTTCGGGGCCGCCATCACCCACCTCGTGTTACACGGCTTCTACAAGGCGTACCAGTTCCTCGGCGCGGGCGGCAGCCTCGAACACACCGCTCCGGACGAGCGCGGTCGCCGCGAGACGACCTCGGCGGACGTCGCCGTCGTCGTGGCGACCGGCGTCGCCGGCGGCGTGCTGTTCGCGCTGCTCACGGGGAAGGGGACGAGCGTCGACAGCGGACTGTTGCTCGTCCTGTTCGTCGTGCTCACGACGCTCCACGCGGCTCGGACTCTCGTCGGGCGCACCTCGCTGTCGGCGGCGACGCGCTACGGTGCGGTCCCCGCGGTGTTCCTCCCGGCCATCGCCGTGTACGCGCTCGTCTACGAGGTGATATCGACCGTGCTCGCTGGCCTGCCGGTGGTCGCGGCCCCGACCGAACTGACCGCACTCCACGTCGTCGTCGCGGTCGTCTTCCTCGCCGCCTACGTCGCGACGGAGGCCGGCGCCCACGAGCGCAGCGGGCGGCTGTACGTGGCGCTGTTGAACGCGAGCCAACCTGCTCGCGACACCCTGCTGACCGCTACGGAGGACTACGATGAGTACTGA